In Cololabis saira isolate AMF1-May2022 chromosome 4, fColSai1.1, whole genome shotgun sequence, one DNA window encodes the following:
- the kcnj13 gene encoding inward rectifier potassium channel 13, whose protein sequence is MTTKSSSSVRAGKASSSPLLSSPARQRLVTKDGRCALRPPLCPSGSWHRSWTRSWLLALQDLWGLLVGLRWRWVLLAFCASFLAHWLLFACLWYLLAHLNGDLNVDHDAPPDGHVVCVKYITSFTAAFSFSLETQLTIGYGTMFPSGDCPSAIALLAVQMLLGLMLEAFITGAFVAKIARPQKRAGAIQFSPQAVVGQHQGQTCLTIRVTNLLPRPLVDVKVSGVLYEEHEGHALHQTSLDLHLDHLGQQPCPFFIFPLTFYHPLDRRSPLYPTLCEGSSNHFELVVFLTALQEGTGDCCQKRTSYLRQEIQFERRFVPALGLDARGRYMVSTQHFDTAHSKEPLSKDCVVQINGDGSDRME, encoded by the exons ATGACAACCAAATCGAGCAGCAGTGTTCGGGCTGGTAAAGCTTCCTCCTCCCCCCTCCTGTCATCTCCGGCTCGTCAACGCCTCGTCACCAAAGATGGACGCTGTGCTCTCCGCCCGCCCCTCTGCCCTTCAGGCTCATGGCACCGGTCTTGGACCAGATCCTGGCTGCTGGCTCTGCAGGACCTGTGGGGGCTGCTGGTGGGTCTTCGCTGGAGGTGGGTCCTACTGGCCTTCTGCGCCTCCTTCCTTGCCCACTGGCTGCTGTTCGCTTGCCTCTGGTACCTACTGGCCCATCTGAACGGGGACCTCAATGTTGACCATGACGCTCCCCCGGACGGTCATGTGGTTTGTGTGAAATACATTACGAGCTTCACCGCTGCCTTTTCCTTCTCTCTGGAGACACAGCTGACCATCGGTTATGGCACCATGTTCCCCAGTGGAGACTGTCCCAGCGCTATAGCGCTGCTGGCCGTGCAGATGCTGCTGGGGTTGATGCTGGAGGCCTTCATTACAG GTGCGTTTGTAGCCAAGATCGCTCGTCCTCAGAAGCGAGCGGGAGCCATCCAGTTCAGCCCTCAGGCGGTGGTAGGCCAACACCAGGGTCAGACGTGCCTCACGATCCGAGTCACCAACCTGCTGCCGCGCCCTCTGGTGGACGTGAAGGTTAGTGGCGTCCTCTACGAGGAACATGAGGGCCACGCTCTGCACCAGACCTCTCTGGACCTCCACTTGGACCATCTGGGCCAGCAACCATGCCCCTTCTTTATTTTCCCACTCACGTTTTACCACCCCCTGGACCGCAGGAGTCCCCTCTACCCCACACTGTGTGAAGGCTCCTCCAACCACTTTGAACTGGTGGTCTTCCTCACAGCGCTGCAGGAGGGAACTGGTGACTGCTGCCAGAAGAGGACATCCTACTTGCGGCAGGAAATTCAGTTTGAACGCCGGTTTGTGCCCGCCCTGGGTCTGGATGCTCGGGGGAGGTACATGGTGAGCACTCAACACTTTGACACCGCCCACTCCAAGGAACCTTTGAGCAAGGACTGTGTGGTGCAGATCAACGGTGACGGCAGCGACAGGATGGAGTAA